The following proteins are co-located in the Methylomonas sp. 11b genome:
- the ubiG gene encoding bifunctional 2-polyprenyl-6-hydroxyphenol methylase/3-demethylubiquinol 3-O-methyltransferase UbiG codes for MTAKENVHPHEIHKFGSQAERWWDPNGEFKTLHDVNPLRLQFIQQYADLQGKRVVDVGCGGGILTEGLAKAGADALGVDLSEDLLDIADLHGLETGVNASYRKISAEQLAEEQPAGFDHVTCMEMLEHVPDPASIIAACATLVKPGGMVFFSTLNRVPKAWLLAIVAAEHVLKMVPKGTHDYKTFIKPSELGQMARSVGLELQGMVGIEYSPFSKRFSLGNDIGVNYIAAFQRPE; via the coding sequence ATGACAGCGAAAGAAAACGTACATCCCCATGAAATTCATAAGTTCGGCTCGCAGGCCGAGCGTTGGTGGGACCCGAACGGCGAGTTTAAAACCTTGCACGACGTCAATCCTTTGCGCTTGCAGTTCATTCAGCAATACGCCGATTTGCAAGGCAAGCGGGTAGTGGATGTGGGCTGTGGCGGCGGGATTCTGACTGAAGGTTTGGCAAAGGCCGGCGCGGATGCCTTGGGTGTCGATTTAAGCGAAGACTTGCTGGATATTGCCGATTTGCATGGCCTGGAAACCGGCGTCAACGCCAGTTACCGGAAAATCAGCGCCGAACAGCTTGCCGAGGAACAGCCGGCCGGTTTCGACCATGTCACCTGTATGGAAATGCTGGAGCACGTACCCGATCCCGCTTCCATCATTGCTGCCTGTGCGACGCTGGTTAAGCCTGGTGGCATGGTGTTTTTCTCGACATTGAACCGGGTGCCAAAAGCCTGGTTGCTGGCAATCGTCGCGGCCGAGCATGTGCTGAAAATGGTACCCAAAGGCACGCACGACTATAAAACCTTTATCAAACCTTCCGAGTTGGGGCAGATGGCCAGAAGCGTGGGGCTTGAGTTACAAGGGATGGTCGGTATCGAATACAGCCCATTCAGCAAGCGTTTTAGTTTGGGTAACGACATCGGCGTCAATTACATCGCTGCGTTTCAGCGTCCTGAGTAA
- a CDS encoding SDR family NAD(P)-dependent oxidoreductase, producing the protein MSLSNKVLLITGAGGGLGGTAALALAGQGAQIILLDKSIPKLEKIYDAIAAAGGPEPVMYPFDLAGASEAQYEEMAEAIAQRYGALHGVLHAAVEFSAYSPIANYKTKDWGHALNVNLSAPFLLCRVLLPLLQRSEHASIVFISDSSARKVQAYSGAYGVAKIALEGFAGILAAELEAGQKIRVNTLVPGPVNSPLRKRAYPAEDKTALPSMSSLDPLYVYLFSDASIGKTGQIIDAQTFKP; encoded by the coding sequence ATGTCATTAAGCAATAAGGTTTTACTCATCACCGGTGCCGGTGGTGGTCTGGGCGGTACTGCGGCGCTGGCTTTAGCCGGGCAGGGCGCGCAAATCATTCTGCTGGATAAAAGCATTCCCAAGCTGGAAAAAATCTACGATGCGATTGCAGCTGCCGGTGGTCCGGAACCGGTGATGTATCCCTTCGATTTAGCCGGCGCCAGCGAAGCGCAATACGAAGAAATGGCCGAGGCGATAGCGCAGCGTTACGGCGCTTTGCATGGCGTATTGCATGCGGCTGTGGAATTTAGTGCTTACAGCCCTATCGCCAATTACAAAACCAAGGATTGGGGGCATGCCTTAAACGTCAATCTTAGCGCGCCTTTCTTGTTATGCCGGGTGTTGTTGCCTTTGCTGCAACGTAGCGAGCACGCTTCCATCGTGTTCATCTCCGATTCGTCCGCGCGCAAAGTTCAGGCTTATTCCGGTGCATACGGTGTAGCGAAAATCGCGCTGGAAGGCTTCGCCGGCATTCTGGCTGCCGAACTGGAAGCAGGACAAAAAATCCGTGTTAATACTCTGGTGCCGGGGCCGGTGAATTCGCCGCTGCGGAAGAGAGCTTACCCGGCCGAAGATAAAACCGCGCTGCCTAGCATGAGCAGCCTCGATCCGCTGTATGTTTACCTATTTAGCGATGCCAGTATTGGCAAGACCGGTCAAATTATTGACGCCCAAACTTTTAAACCTTAA
- a CDS encoding TRZ/ATZ family hydrolase: protein MLVDLLIQARWIIPVEPASAIHEHASLVIDDGRIVDLLPTEQAIAKYQARQVEVLERHALIPGLINCHTHAAMSLLRGIADDLHLMDWLQNHIWPAEQKWVSEAFVRDGTDLAIAEMLRCGTTCFNDMYFFPEIVAQQALQHGIRANIGLIVFDFPTVWAENADAYLTKGLALHEQLRHETLISTSFAPHAPYTVSDGPLRNVITYADEMNLTVHMHLHETAHEVDEQKAKTGQSPLQRLHELGLLTPSFIAVHMTQLSSEDIRFYAETGGHIVHCPESNLKLASGFCPVAECLAAGINVALGTDGAASNNDLDMLSEMRTAALLAKGVAGDASAVSATTALEMATINGAKALGLDAEIGSLVIGKAADVVAIDLSELETQPLFNPLAQIVYAAGRHQVTDVWVNGKQLLRKRELTSFDVPALRQKVTLWQERLQERPSN, encoded by the coding sequence ATGCTGGTCGACCTTCTCATTCAAGCCCGTTGGATTATACCGGTTGAGCCGGCGTCCGCAATCCATGAGCATGCCAGTCTTGTGATAGACGACGGCAGAATTGTCGATTTGTTACCGACCGAGCAGGCAATTGCAAAGTACCAAGCGCGACAGGTCGAAGTGCTGGAACGGCATGCGCTGATTCCGGGTTTGATTAACTGCCATACGCACGCCGCGATGTCCTTGCTGCGTGGGATTGCCGATGATTTGCATCTGATGGACTGGCTGCAAAATCATATCTGGCCGGCCGAGCAAAAATGGGTCAGCGAAGCGTTTGTCAGAGATGGCACCGATCTGGCGATTGCCGAAATGCTACGCTGCGGCACGACCTGTTTCAATGACATGTATTTTTTTCCGGAAATCGTCGCGCAGCAAGCCTTACAACATGGCATACGCGCCAATATCGGTTTGATCGTGTTTGATTTTCCGACCGTATGGGCGGAAAACGCGGACGCGTACTTGACCAAGGGCTTGGCGCTGCACGAGCAACTCCGGCATGAAACCTTGATCAGCACCTCGTTCGCACCGCACGCGCCGTATACCGTGTCGGACGGGCCTTTACGTAACGTGATTACCTATGCCGACGAGATGAATCTGACCGTGCACATGCATCTGCACGAAACCGCGCATGAAGTCGACGAGCAAAAAGCTAAAACCGGCCAATCGCCATTACAGCGTCTACATGAGCTGGGTTTGCTGACGCCATCCTTTATCGCGGTGCATATGACGCAATTGTCTAGCGAAGACATCCGGTTTTACGCGGAAACCGGTGGTCACATTGTGCATTGCCCAGAATCGAATTTGAAATTGGCCAGCGGTTTTTGTCCGGTGGCAGAGTGTCTGGCGGCAGGGATCAACGTGGCCTTGGGCACCGACGGCGCCGCCAGCAATAATGATCTGGATATGCTGTCGGAAATGCGTACCGCAGCTTTGCTGGCGAAGGGAGTAGCAGGCGATGCCAGCGCGGTATCGGCGACGACTGCGTTGGAAATGGCGACTATTAACGGCGCCAAGGCCTTGGGATTAGACGCTGAAATCGGTTCACTGGTTATCGGCAAAGCTGCCGACGTGGTGGCTATAGATTTAAGCGAACTGGAAACTCAACCCTTGTTCAATCCGCTGGCGCAGATCGTCTATGCCGCCGGTCGGCACCAAGTCACCGATGTCTGGGTTAACGGTAAACAATTACTGCGCAAGCGCGAATTGACCTCGTTTGATGTCCCGGCGCTACGACAAAAAGTCACGCTTTGGCAAGAACGCTTACAAGAACGTCCATCGAATTAG
- a CDS encoding HD-GYP domain-containing protein — protein sequence MSSNQTVATATILIVDDTPENIATLGDLLKPYYNLRVAINGPRALASAHSDPRPDLILLDVMMPEMDGYTVLSRLRENPHTAEIPVIFVTALDATDDETLGLALGAADYITKPLRPAIVLARVRSQLELKQARDRMRDQNLWLEAEVARRMKQNQLIQDASMRALASLAETRDNETGNHILRTQGYVEVLCQELARMHHPEIRDAHCIELITKAAPLHDIGKVGIPDQILLKPGKLTEDEWTIMRTHSALGAEAISRAIQDEADQSVFDFLHVAMKIAHYHHEKWDGSGYPDGLAGENIPLPARLMALADVFDALINRRCYKKAMPLELAVSVIQEGKGKHFDPMIVDAFSNCLEQFISIALRYADTEFESAY from the coding sequence ATGAGCAGCAACCAAACTGTCGCGACTGCGACTATCCTGATTGTGGACGACACGCCGGAAAACATCGCGACCCTTGGCGATCTCCTTAAGCCCTACTACAACTTGCGTGTCGCTATCAACGGCCCGCGCGCGCTGGCCTCCGCCCACTCCGATCCTCGCCCCGATTTAATTTTGCTGGACGTCATGATGCCGGAAATGGACGGTTATACGGTGCTCAGTCGCCTACGCGAAAACCCGCATACCGCCGAAATACCGGTCATTTTTGTCACTGCTTTGGACGCCACGGACGATGAAACTCTGGGCCTGGCACTCGGTGCAGCCGACTACATCACCAAACCCCTGCGGCCCGCCATCGTGTTGGCACGCGTGCGCAGCCAACTGGAATTAAAGCAGGCCCGCGACCGGATGCGCGATCAAAACCTCTGGCTGGAAGCCGAAGTTGCCCGGCGTATGAAACAAAATCAACTGATTCAAGATGCCAGCATGCGAGCCCTGGCCAGCCTGGCGGAAACCCGCGACAACGAAACCGGCAATCACATTCTGCGGACGCAAGGCTACGTTGAGGTATTGTGCCAAGAATTGGCGCGCATGCATCACCCGGAAATTCGCGACGCACACTGCATCGAACTGATCACCAAAGCCGCGCCGTTGCACGATATAGGCAAAGTCGGCATCCCCGATCAGATTCTATTAAAGCCCGGTAAATTGACCGAAGACGAATGGACCATCATGCGCACCCACTCGGCTTTGGGTGCCGAAGCAATCAGCCGCGCCATTCAAGATGAGGCGGATCAATCGGTGTTCGATTTTCTGCACGTAGCGATGAAAATCGCCCACTATCATCACGAGAAATGGGACGGCAGCGGTTATCCGGACGGATTGGCCGGCGAGAACATCCCATTGCCGGCAAGACTGATGGCACTGGCGGATGTGTTCGATGCCCTGATCAATCGCCGTTGTTACAAGAAAGCCATGCCGCTGGAACTGGCGGTTTCCGTCATTCAAGAAGGCAAAGGCAAGCACTTCGATCCGATGATCGTGGATGCATTCAGCAACTGTCTGGAGCAATTCATTTCAATTGCGCTGCGCTACGCCGATACGGAATTTGAGAGTGCATATTGA
- a CDS encoding PAS domain S-box protein, translated as MQIQTGFMPKLSALTYLKLIAVASVYAFTGQISLLYFTPDGSASIFFVASGVALAATLLGGKNYLWAVLLGALTLNLLQGKPLPTATIMSLGSVAGVGFGAWLVRRHQRFDATLPTLRDYLILICLGGFIACALPALVASLALVKADLIQQSAFTSSLMNWWMGDSLGIILITPLILVWCDTPHRLNAKCIGEALVMLALNGLLGQIVFLDWLHASIGGYAKSHLLFLSISWIAVRLGKRATTLALTITAAQAMLGSSQHRWGFFEHDLGNQHELNYWIFISVLSIVGMALASYFSERQQTLDTLIEKEELFRTLIKAMPDMVWLKDPNGVYLLCNPSFEPLCGTTEEQVVGKTDYDFVNQELADFFRERDLVAVAAGKPCVNKEWLTFADGKRTGLYETIKTPVTTTDGKLLGILGVAREITETHHIQRQLQERIKERECLFTIFKKTEDKDQGPVAMLQSVADILASGWQYPEITAALIEWEGLLVSSANFRETPYQLSARLNTQTGAPGRISIFYLESRPTEQEGPFLREERALLDTVAERLATVLDQHLVHLQFKEREEIHRTIVAQALDSIALIAAGSLAFVEFNDTACNSLGYSREEFAQLSVRDILADQNHTKIRQHLRALFKQGNACFDTLHRHKDGSLRDVNVRIKRVTFRERNYFAAIWTDTTEQKQLLKELSEKAELHRVLVDNSSDGIVIIDQNHRVIEANKRFCDMLGYKLEEVLQLYTWDFEADLTEQQIREKFADLPHTDKVIETRHRRKDGNCFDVEVSMSGVTWGSNNLVFCVCRDITARKQITHQLADERRRLADIIEATHAGTWEWNMQTGQAVFNERWAEMFGYQLSGLEPFTSHSWEQFVHPDDLKLANKLLEQHLAGLSDYYQCDLRMRHKDGHWVWIADRGRITQRTANGEPLIISGTHMDITERREADQRIRESEEQFRRLFEDTKEAVSILEDGRFVNANRACLDMLGLDNFDALKNLRPEQLSPQYQPDGQLSSGKANEMMHIALKNGSHQFEWLHARANGDCFPTEVLLTAIRRNERALLHAVWRDITEKKKAETELANYRQHLEVLVAERTGELKTANEQLKISEERLGFALAASNDGIWDWNLRDNSTYCNNAYFQMLGYELGELPQDANSHWIQLLHPEHRAHIVRQAQQELQNKGFYEMEFQMRAKDGSYKWILSRAKVVERDASGQPVRAVGTHTDLTARKELELALLAAKEQAEAANLSKSTFLANMSHEIRTPMNAILGMSHLLQRELNQPDQLDKLDKITYASKHLLSLINDILDLSKIEAERLQIEETPINVAALLDHAYSMMAERARGKGLRFSKELDDALAAMPLLGDPLRIGQILINYLGNAIKFTDAGEISLKACLLTQSAEHIEVRFEVRDTGIGLDDEQQARVFEAFEQGQSSTTRKYGGTGLGLTISRHLANMMGGTVGVTSIKGSGSTFWFTVKLKFDRNPRSVLLATDTADFRREATILLVEDNEINQEVAKELLETTGLTVELANHGAEALNMVKNRRYDLILMDMHMPIMDGLEATRLVRQLPNCQTLPIIAMTANAFQEDRQECLNAGMNDFLAKPVDPDMLFAMLSRWLPDNRDIPNPPPLEKVNPDKSLVLDTAIGLRSFAGKHHSYEKMLRRFVDSHLDDARKIVEAVEADDMETARRLAHTLKGVAATLGLEQVRAMAAILEQSIKSAGERSAIAASCDPLRLALARAATEVRKLLVNPTTGEEIAATLDTDQLKALIPKLLTMLASDNIDAVDSWQKIAPTLTSLLEDAQQVEIISRQIENYDLPGALASLRQLLEQNTEFAAFTKA; from the coding sequence TTGCAAATTCAAACGGGTTTTATGCCTAAACTGTCCGCACTGACCTACCTAAAGCTCATCGCAGTTGCCAGTGTTTACGCGTTCACGGGCCAAATTTCTCTGCTTTACTTCACCCCGGACGGTAGTGCCAGCATTTTTTTCGTTGCCAGCGGCGTGGCGCTGGCCGCTACTTTACTGGGCGGTAAAAACTATCTCTGGGCCGTTTTGCTGGGCGCACTGACGCTCAACTTGTTGCAAGGTAAACCGCTGCCTACGGCAACGATCATGTCCTTGGGAAGCGTTGCCGGCGTAGGGTTTGGCGCTTGGTTAGTCCGGCGACATCAGCGGTTTGATGCCACGCTGCCAACTTTACGCGACTATTTAATACTGATTTGCCTCGGTGGTTTTATTGCCTGTGCGCTGCCCGCGCTGGTTGCTTCTCTGGCCTTGGTCAAAGCCGACCTTATCCAGCAAAGCGCTTTCACCAGTAGCCTTATGAACTGGTGGATGGGCGATAGTTTAGGAATCATTTTAATTACGCCGCTAATCCTGGTCTGGTGCGACACACCACACCGACTAAATGCCAAATGCATCGGCGAAGCGCTAGTGATGCTGGCCTTGAACGGTTTACTCGGGCAAATCGTGTTTCTCGACTGGTTACATGCCAGTATCGGCGGCTACGCCAAAAGCCATTTACTATTTTTATCGATCAGCTGGATAGCAGTAAGACTTGGCAAGCGCGCCACCACGCTAGCTCTAACCATCACCGCCGCGCAAGCGATGCTCGGTAGCAGCCAACATCGCTGGGGCTTTTTCGAGCATGATCTGGGCAATCAACACGAACTGAATTACTGGATATTCATATCGGTATTGTCGATAGTCGGTATGGCGTTGGCGAGCTATTTTTCCGAGCGGCAGCAGACCCTGGATACCCTCATTGAAAAGGAAGAACTGTTCCGCACCCTGATAAAAGCCATGCCCGACATGGTCTGGCTTAAAGATCCCAACGGGGTTTATTTGCTCTGCAACCCAAGTTTCGAGCCCTTATGCGGCACAACCGAGGAGCAGGTAGTTGGCAAGACCGATTACGACTTCGTCAACCAAGAGTTAGCCGATTTTTTCCGCGAACGCGATTTGGTGGCGGTTGCCGCCGGCAAGCCTTGTGTGAATAAAGAGTGGCTCACCTTTGCCGATGGCAAACGTACGGGCCTTTACGAAACCATCAAAACCCCGGTGACCACTACAGACGGCAAACTGCTCGGCATATTGGGCGTCGCGCGCGAAATCACCGAAACACACCACATCCAAAGGCAATTGCAGGAGCGAATCAAGGAACGCGAATGCCTTTTTACCATTTTTAAAAAAACCGAAGACAAGGACCAGGGTCCGGTTGCCATGCTCCAGTCGGTAGCCGACATTCTAGCAAGCGGCTGGCAATACCCGGAAATCACCGCGGCCCTTATCGAATGGGAAGGCCTTTTAGTCAGCAGCGCCAATTTCCGCGAAACCCCTTACCAACTCAGCGCTCGGCTCAACACTCAAACCGGCGCGCCCGGCCGTATCAGTATTTTTTACCTGGAATCACGGCCAACGGAACAGGAAGGTCCGTTTCTGCGGGAGGAGCGTGCGTTACTCGACACAGTAGCCGAACGGCTGGCCACGGTTCTGGATCAACACTTGGTGCATTTGCAATTTAAGGAACGCGAAGAAATTCATCGTACTATCGTTGCTCAGGCACTTGATTCCATCGCGCTGATTGCCGCCGGCAGTTTAGCTTTTGTCGAATTCAACGACACGGCCTGCAATAGCCTGGGCTATAGCCGTGAAGAATTTGCGCAACTATCGGTGCGAGACATTCTCGCTGACCAAAACCACACCAAGATTCGCCAACATTTGCGGGCTTTATTCAAACAAGGCAACGCCTGCTTCGATACCTTGCACCGCCACAAAGACGGTAGCTTGCGGGACGTTAACGTCCGTATCAAACGGGTCACATTCCGGGAACGCAATTATTTTGCCGCTATCTGGACCGATACCACGGAGCAAAAACAGCTGCTAAAAGAGTTATCGGAGAAAGCCGAACTGCATCGCGTGCTGGTGGATAACAGCTCGGACGGCATCGTCATCATCGACCAAAACCACCGGGTGATAGAGGCCAACAAACGCTTCTGCGACATGCTGGGTTACAAACTCGAAGAAGTCTTGCAACTTTATACCTGGGACTTCGAAGCTGACTTAACTGAACAACAAATCCGCGAAAAATTTGCCGATCTGCCGCATACCGACAAGGTCATCGAAACCCGCCATCGCCGGAAGGACGGCAATTGCTTCGACGTAGAAGTCAGCATGAGCGGCGTCACTTGGGGCAGTAACAATCTGGTATTTTGTGTGTGCCGCGACATTACCGCCCGCAAGCAAATCACCCATCAACTGGCTGACGAACGCCGCAGACTAGCCGATATCATCGAAGCCACCCACGCCGGCACCTGGGAGTGGAATATGCAAACCGGCCAAGCCGTTTTCAACGAACGCTGGGCTGAAATGTTCGGTTACCAACTCAGTGGACTTGAGCCTTTTACCTCGCATAGCTGGGAACAATTCGTGCATCCGGACGACCTGAAACTTGCTAACAAGTTACTGGAACAACACCTGGCCGGACTGAGCGATTACTACCAGTGCGATTTGCGCATGCGGCATAAGGATGGTCACTGGGTATGGATCGCTGATCGCGGCAGAATTACTCAGCGCACGGCAAATGGTGAGCCCTTAATCATCAGCGGCACGCATATGGACATCACCGAGCGCCGCGAAGCCGATCAACGGATACGCGAGAGCGAAGAGCAATTCCGTAGGCTATTCGAGGACACCAAGGAAGCGGTCAGCATTCTTGAGGACGGCCGCTTCGTTAACGCCAACCGCGCCTGTCTGGACATGCTGGGCCTGGATAACTTCGACGCGCTGAAAAACCTCAGACCCGAACAGCTATCGCCCCAATATCAGCCTGATGGGCAGTTATCCTCGGGCAAAGCAAACGAGATGATGCATATTGCGCTGAAAAACGGCAGCCATCAATTCGAATGGCTGCATGCGCGCGCCAACGGCGATTGCTTCCCTACGGAAGTGTTGCTTACCGCTATCCGTCGCAATGAGAGGGCTTTGTTGCACGCTGTCTGGCGAGACATCACCGAAAAGAAAAAGGCGGAAACAGAATTAGCCAATTATCGCCAGCATCTGGAAGTACTGGTCGCCGAGCGTACCGGCGAGTTGAAAACTGCGAACGAGCAATTGAAAATCAGCGAAGAGCGTTTGGGCTTTGCGCTCGCGGCCAGTAACGACGGTATCTGGGACTGGAATCTTCGGGACAACTCCACGTATTGCAATAATGCTTATTTTCAAATGCTCGGTTATGAACTAGGCGAACTCCCACAAGATGCAAACAGCCATTGGATACAACTGCTGCATCCGGAGCATAGGGCACACATTGTTAGACAAGCGCAGCAAGAGTTACAAAATAAAGGATTTTACGAGATGGAGTTTCAAATGCGCGCCAAGGACGGCAGCTACAAATGGATATTAAGCCGCGCCAAAGTAGTTGAGCGAGACGCGAGCGGTCAGCCTGTTCGCGCGGTGGGCACCCATACCGACCTAACGGCCCGCAAGGAATTGGAACTTGCCCTGTTGGCGGCCAAGGAACAAGCCGAAGCCGCTAATTTGTCAAAAAGTACCTTTCTAGCCAATATGAGCCATGAAATACGCACGCCGATGAATGCGATTTTGGGTATGTCTCATCTGTTGCAGCGCGAGCTGAATCAACCCGACCAACTGGATAAACTCGATAAAATCACCTACGCCAGCAAGCATTTATTGAGTCTGATCAACGATATTCTTGATCTGTCGAAAATCGAAGCCGAGCGCTTGCAGATAGAAGAAACGCCTATTAACGTGGCGGCCTTATTGGACCATGCCTACAGCATGATGGCGGAGCGGGCGCGCGGCAAGGGTCTTAGATTTTCAAAAGAACTCGATGATGCGCTAGCTGCTATGCCCTTGCTCGGCGACCCTTTGCGTATCGGCCAGATTTTGATCAATTATCTGGGCAACGCCATCAAATTCACCGATGCCGGCGAAATCTCGCTCAAAGCCTGCTTGCTGACACAATCGGCTGAACACATTGAAGTCCGTTTCGAAGTGCGAGACACCGGCATAGGTCTGGACGACGAACAACAAGCCCGCGTGTTCGAAGCCTTCGAACAAGGCCAAAGTTCGACCACCCGCAAATACGGCGGCACCGGTCTGGGCCTGACGATTAGCCGCCACCTTGCCAACATGATGGGCGGCACGGTGGGCGTCACTAGCATCAAGGGCTCGGGCAGCACCTTTTGGTTTACCGTCAAACTAAAATTCGACCGCAATCCGCGCAGCGTCTTGCTGGCTACCGATACCGCTGACTTTCGCCGCGAAGCAACCATCTTGCTGGTCGAAGACAACGAAATCAATCAAGAGGTCGCAAAAGAACTATTGGAAACCACCGGCTTGACGGTCGAACTCGCCAATCACGGTGCCGAAGCGTTAAACATGGTAAAAAACCGACGCTACGATCTAATCTTGATGGACATGCATATGCCAATTATGGACGGATTGGAAGCCACCCGGCTAGTTCGGCAATTGCCCAATTGTCAGACTTTACCGATTATTGCGATGACCGCCAATGCCTTTCAGGAAGATCGCCAGGAATGCCTGAATGCCGGTATGAACGATTTTCTGGCTAAGCCGGTCGATCCCGACATGTTATTCGCCATGTTGAGCCGCTGGCTGCCGGACAATCGCGACATTCCCAATCCTCCACCCCTAGAAAAAGTAAATCCGGACAAGTCATTGGTTCTGGATACTGCCATCGGGCTGCGCAGCTTTGCCGGCAAGCACCACAGCTATGAAAAGATGTTGCGGCGTTTTGTTGATTCACATCTCGACGATGCGCGGAAAATAGTCGAAGCAGTTGAAGCTGACGACATGGAGACCGCCCGGCGTCTAGCCCACACATTGAAGGGTGTGGCGGCGACGCTGGGACTGGAGCAAGTACGAG
- the sufT gene encoding putative Fe-S cluster assembly protein SufT has protein sequence MADREVVFLTRDVNIVTIPDGNHGTLNKGQEVTIHQALGSNYTVVTDYGHMVRIAGIDADALGKETQHLHTLVSDTDSKAVEKNCWEVMKTVYDPEIPVNIVDLGLVYHCSAKPNADGGNDVHVQMTLTAPGCGMGPVIQSDVEKCIRALPGVSSVDVEVVLDPPWSREMMSEVAQVQLGLF, from the coding sequence ATGGCAGACAGAGAAGTTGTATTTTTAACCCGCGACGTCAACATCGTCACCATTCCGGACGGCAACCACGGCACTTTGAATAAAGGCCAGGAAGTCACGATACATCAGGCTTTGGGCAGCAATTACACCGTGGTGACCGATTACGGTCACATGGTGCGCATCGCCGGTATCGATGCAGACGCTTTGGGTAAGGAAACCCAGCATTTGCATACCTTGGTCTCGGATACCGACAGCAAAGCCGTCGAAAAGAATTGCTGGGAAGTGATGAAAACCGTCTATGACCCGGAAATTCCGGTCAATATCGTCGATTTGGGTCTGGTTTACCATTGCAGCGCCAAGCCCAATGCCGATGGCGGCAACGATGTGCACGTGCAAATGACCTTGACCGCGCCCGGGTGCGGCATGGGGCCGGTTATCCAAAGCGATGTCGAGAAATGCATCCGCGCCTTGCCCGGCGTCAGTTCGGTTGATGTCGAGGTGGTTTTAGATCCGCCCTGGTCGCGGGAAATGATGTCGGAAGTGGCGCAGGTGCAGTTGGGTTTGTTTTAA
- a CDS encoding HAD family hydrolase, whose product MTGFKLDCVLFDLDGTLVDTAPDLIACLNKTLLAHGFSEAPTESVRPFISHGAMPMIKHCVSVDDSLAQRMLAFMLDSYEQNIAEHSRFFQGIADSLEAIEQLGLKWGVVTNKKSRFTVPLMDAMQLSERAACIISGDTTANSKPHPEPMLAACRQAGVAPENCVYIGDAIHDITAGKRANMKTLAALYGYLQSDDQPHTWGADALIEQPPQLMEWIHANLCH is encoded by the coding sequence ATGACCGGATTTAAACTGGATTGCGTATTGTTTGATCTCGACGGTACCTTGGTCGATACCGCACCGGATTTGATTGCCTGCTTGAACAAGACGCTGCTTGCCCATGGCTTTTCGGAAGCGCCGACAGAGTCCGTGCGCCCCTTCATTTCCCATGGCGCCATGCCAATGATCAAGCACTGCGTGAGCGTGGACGACAGCTTGGCGCAACGGATGCTGGCTTTTATGCTGGACAGCTACGAACAGAATATTGCCGAACACAGTCGCTTTTTTCAGGGTATTGCCGATAGTTTGGAAGCGATAGAACAACTGGGTTTGAAGTGGGGCGTAGTCACCAATAAAAAATCCCGTTTTACTGTGCCTTTGATGGATGCTATGCAACTCAGTGAGCGGGCCGCCTGCATTATTAGCGGCGACACCACAGCCAACAGCAAGCCGCATCCTGAACCGATGCTGGCCGCCTGCCGCCAAGCCGGCGTGGCGCCGGAAAATTGCGTGTATATCGGCGATGCCATACATGACATCACGGCCGGTAAGCGAGCGAATATGAAAACCCTGGCGGCCTTGTACGGCTATTTGCAAAGCGACGACCAACCCCATACCTGGGGCGCAGACGCCTTAATAGAACAACCGCCACAATTGATGGAATGGATACACGCTAATTTATGTCATTAA